A part of Brassica rapa cultivar Chiifu-401-42 chromosome A05, CAAS_Brap_v3.01, whole genome shotgun sequence genomic DNA contains:
- the LOC103868582 gene encoding uncharacterized protein LOC103868582, whose protein sequence is MNSPRVPGTTAAPPPMPPGATGPASNHAASSSRSNSYPQMTLNAMLNSPARLAQPHLHPDKINGALLFGIDPCVNSFIRATWQAYYVGPWKSWRKLPDERRESWWQTFVQNFYWEPEFNDLVYGLWKKETWKTIGERISKKKRQHKKPKYINDADWTLLLEHWATDAAKKKSKKAAKSHGGIWY, encoded by the exons ATGAACTCACCAAGAGTACCTGGGACAACTGCTGCGCCTCCTCCTATGCCTCCTGGTGCTACTGGACCGGCTTCGAACCATGCTGCTTCCTCTTCTCGTTCCAATAGCTACCCGCAGATGACCCTCAATGCCATGCTCAATTCACCTGCTAGGCTAGCACAGCCTCATCTCCATCCAGATAAAATCAATGGAGCTTTATT GTTTGGTATTGACCCATGTGTCAACTCTTTCATTCGGGCAACTTGGCAAGCATACTACGTGGGGCCTTGGAAGAGTTGGAGGAAGCTTCCTGATGAaaggagggaatcatggtggcAAACGTTTGTG cAAAATTTCTATTGGGAGCCTGAGTTTAATGACTTGGTCTACGGTCTTTGGAAGAAAGAAACATGGAAAACTATTGGTGAAAGGATAAGCAAGAAGAAGAGGCAACACAAGAAGCCAAAGTATATCAATGATGCTGACTGGACACTCCTGTTGGAGCATTGGGCAACCGATGCAGCTAAAAAGAAGAGCAAGAAGGCTGCAAAATCTC ATGGTGGCATCTGGTACTAA